A region of uncultured Carboxylicivirga sp. DNA encodes the following proteins:
- the def gene encoding peptide deformylase, protein MALAVTAYGSKVLREVCEEITPEFEGLNTLIDNMWETMYEAGGVGLAAPQVNKAIRLFIVDTAQVFDGMDEEDKAELFEDKEGIKEVFINARIVEESEEWWADQEGCLSLPDLNGEVERAWSITIEYNDRDFKKHTKTFSGYNARVIQHEYDHTEGILYIDHVSGISKRLMKNKLNQIAEGKVSPKYRMRFAK, encoded by the coding sequence ATGGCATTAGCAGTTACCGCATACGGAAGTAAAGTGTTGAGAGAAGTTTGTGAAGAGATTACTCCTGAATTTGAAGGATTAAACACCCTGATTGATAACATGTGGGAAACCATGTATGAGGCTGGGGGAGTTGGTTTGGCTGCTCCGCAGGTAAATAAGGCCATTCGTTTGTTTATTGTTGATACAGCGCAGGTTTTTGATGGGATGGATGAAGAAGATAAAGCCGAATTATTCGAAGATAAAGAGGGAATAAAAGAAGTATTTATCAATGCCCGTATTGTTGAAGAGTCGGAAGAATGGTGGGCGGATCAGGAAGGTTGTTTAAGTCTGCCTGATTTGAATGGTGAAGTGGAGCGTGCATGGTCTATAACCATTGAATACAACGACAGAGACTTTAAAAAACATACAAAGACATTTTCAGGATACAATGCCCGTGTTATCCAGCATGAGTACGATCATACGGAAGGTATATTATATATCGATCATGTTTCGGGTATCAGTAAACGCTTGATGAAAAACAAACTGAATCAGATTGCCGAAGGAAAAGTATCTCCTAAGTATCGAATGCGATTTGCAAAGTAA
- a CDS encoding S9 family peptidase: MRKLFYLMIFLALPALVFAQKKTVTLDDFTTKGTFYARSVYGLTSMNDGIHFTTLEEGSKIEKFEYKSGKKVATILDLKSIENCPVRYIEGYELNADETKVLFYTNSKKIYRHSFRADYYIYDLVHKELNPLSENGKQQVASFSPNGEMVAFVRDNNLFLKKLKFGTESAITSDGEYNAIINGAPDWVYEEEFSFNKAYDWSPNSQEIAFIRFDESKVKEYSFPVYQASNPTHEENALYPDQYRFKYPKAGEENATVSVHVFNIKNRTTKTMDIGDETDIYIPRVRFTYTEGKLGIMKFNRHQNQFDLMIANTASGICNTIFTDRNEYYIGEGVLDNLQFTEDNKYFVYVGEIDGYNHIHLYSMAGAKVAQVTKGEWDVTDYLGYDVNKKLFYYQAAAKSPLQREVYAVSSDGKKKIKFSDKEGTNSASFSKGFKYYINNFSNTTTPTLVTLHDGSGKLVRVLKDNADLKSRVEGYQLSPKEFFTFKTTEGVELNGWMVKPLNFDPNKEYPLLMVQYSGPNSQQVLDNWSLGWEQYLATEGYMVACVDPRGTGARGEEFRKCTYLNLGEIESHDQIEAAKYFGGLPYVDASRIGIWGWSYGGYMTAMCLSKSDVFKIGIAVAPVTSYRYYDSVYTERYMRTPKENPKGYENCPMNLAKDVKGRLFLIHGTADDNVHYQNTIEYVDRLVQAGIQFDMFSYTNRNHSIYGGNTRSHLYRMKADYIFRNL; encoded by the coding sequence ATGCGCAAGCTTTTTTATTTAATGATTTTTCTGGCCTTACCTGCATTGGTTTTCGCCCAGAAAAAGACAGTAACACTGGATGATTTCACAACAAAAGGAACCTTTTATGCCCGTTCGGTTTATGGTTTAACCTCGATGAACGATGGTATTCATTTTACCACCCTTGAAGAAGGATCAAAAATCGAGAAGTTTGAGTATAAGTCAGGAAAAAAGGTGGCTACCATTCTGGATTTAAAATCAATTGAAAATTGTCCGGTAAGATATATTGAAGGCTACGAATTAAATGCCGATGAAACCAAAGTATTGTTTTATACCAACAGCAAAAAGATTTATCGCCATTCATTCAGAGCTGATTATTACATATACGATTTGGTTCATAAAGAGCTAAATCCTTTATCAGAAAATGGAAAACAACAAGTTGCCTCTTTTTCTCCCAATGGTGAAATGGTTGCTTTTGTACGTGACAATAACCTGTTTCTGAAAAAACTGAAGTTTGGAACTGAGAGTGCCATTACAAGCGATGGAGAATACAATGCCATTATTAACGGTGCTCCAGACTGGGTTTACGAAGAGGAATTCAGCTTTAATAAAGCCTATGACTGGTCGCCAAACAGCCAGGAAATTGCTTTTATCCGTTTTGATGAATCGAAGGTAAAAGAATACTCATTTCCTGTTTATCAGGCTTCAAATCCAACACACGAAGAAAACGCTTTATATCCCGATCAGTATCGTTTCAAATATCCTAAAGCTGGAGAAGAAAATGCTACAGTAAGTGTACACGTTTTTAACATTAAAAACCGCACTACCAAAACAATGGATATTGGTGATGAAACAGATATTTATATCCCTCGTGTACGTTTTACTTATACCGAAGGCAAACTGGGGATAATGAAATTTAATCGTCATCAAAACCAGTTTGATCTGATGATTGCCAATACAGCATCAGGTATTTGTAATACCATCTTCACCGATCGCAATGAATATTATATAGGAGAAGGCGTATTAGACAATCTTCAATTTACTGAGGACAATAAGTACTTTGTTTATGTTGGAGAAATAGATGGTTACAACCATATTCATCTATACTCCATGGCTGGTGCCAAAGTGGCACAAGTAACCAAAGGAGAATGGGATGTGACTGACTACCTTGGATACGATGTAAACAAAAAACTGTTTTATTACCAGGCAGCTGCAAAATCTCCATTACAACGAGAGGTTTATGCTGTAAGCTCTGATGGAAAAAAGAAAATCAAATTCTCGGATAAAGAAGGTACCAACAGTGCATCATTCAGTAAAGGATTTAAATATTATATCAATAATTTCTCAAACACCACCACTCCTACCCTCGTAACCTTGCATGATGGTAGTGGAAAATTGGTAAGAGTTTTGAAAGACAATGCTGATTTAAAATCACGAGTTGAAGGTTATCAGCTAAGTCCAAAAGAATTCTTTACATTTAAAACAACTGAAGGTGTTGAATTAAACGGTTGGATGGTTAAACCATTAAACTTCGATCCAAACAAAGAATATCCACTATTAATGGTTCAATACAGTGGTCCTAATTCTCAACAAGTACTTGACAACTGGAGTCTTGGATGGGAACAGTACCTGGCTACCGAAGGTTATATGGTTGCTTGTGTTGATCCTCGTGGTACCGGTGCTCGTGGTGAAGAATTCCGCAAATGTACCTATCTTAATTTGGGTGAGATTGAATCGCATGATCAGATAGAAGCTGCTAAATACTTTGGAGGTCTGCCGTATGTTGATGCTTCGCGCATTGGTATTTGGGGATGGAGTTATGGCGGATACATGACAGCCATGTGTTTAAGCAAATCAGATGTGTTTAAAATTGGTATTGCTGTTGCTCCGGTTACAAGCTACCGCTATTACGATTCTGTTTATACCGAGCGTTACATGCGTACTCCAAAAGAAAATCCTAAAGGATACGAAAACTGCCCGATGAACTTAGCCAAAGATGTAAAAGGTCGTTTATTTCTTATCCATGGTACGGCTGACGACAATGTTCATTACCAAAATACCATCGAATATGTTGATCGTTTAGTGCAGGCTGGTATTCAGTTTGACATGTTTTCATACACTAACCGTAATCACAGTATTTACGGAGGAAACACACGCTCACATCTTTACAGAATGAAGGCAGATTATATTTTCCGTAAT
- a CDS encoding M28 family peptidase, translated as MRKFFVSISLLFVPFLFYAQDLNYAKEIIQQLASPDFKGRGYVENGEKIAAEFIQSEYEKIGLEPFGADYFQNFTVDVNTFPADLYFKTNQVVLEPGKDFLIDPLSPSIEGTFKTYMVKKQDLTDDQKINQIIQSSVNKILVIDERDYTSTDAVEKKKLNGVIATLKYNPQIKTLGTIILTNDKLTWGASTKQGGKPILIVKKEKDFQIGKKVELKIDTEYIRSYKTQNIIGFIKGQEVPDSFLILTAHYDHLGKLGKSAYIPGANDNASGVAMLLNQAKYFKEYPPKYSMAFICLGAEELGILGAKYYTENPLFDLNSIKFLVNFDLAGTGEEGIKVVNATVFNTEFTKLKELNQANDYLVDVQPRGPACNSDHCMFYNKEVPCFYIYTMGGIQAYHDIYDRSETLPLTEFEDYVHLMIDFFKSF; from the coding sequence ATGAGAAAGTTTTTTGTTTCTATTAGCCTTTTGTTTGTGCCATTCCTGTTTTATGCGCAAGACCTGAACTATGCAAAAGAAATTATTCAACAACTTGCATCACCCGACTTTAAAGGTCGTGGATATGTTGAGAACGGGGAAAAAATTGCTGCAGAGTTTATCCAGTCGGAATATGAGAAAATCGGATTGGAACCATTCGGAGCAGACTACTTTCAAAATTTCACGGTTGATGTGAATACTTTCCCTGCAGATCTATATTTCAAAACGAACCAGGTAGTATTAGAACCGGGTAAAGATTTTTTAATTGACCCTTTATCACCTTCTATTGAAGGGACATTTAAAACTTACATGGTAAAGAAACAGGATTTGACTGATGATCAAAAAATCAATCAAATAATTCAAAGCTCCGTAAATAAAATATTGGTAATTGATGAGCGGGATTATACATCCACTGATGCAGTGGAAAAGAAGAAACTCAATGGTGTTATAGCCACTCTTAAATATAATCCGCAAATCAAAACCTTAGGAACTATCATCCTAACAAATGATAAATTAACATGGGGTGCATCTACAAAACAGGGGGGCAAACCGATTTTAATTGTTAAAAAAGAAAAGGATTTTCAGATTGGGAAAAAGGTAGAGTTGAAGATTGACACTGAGTACATACGTAGTTATAAAACACAAAATATTATTGGCTTTATTAAAGGGCAGGAGGTTCCTGATTCGTTTTTAATTTTAACGGCTCATTACGATCATCTGGGCAAGCTGGGTAAGAGTGCATACATTCCTGGTGCAAACGATAATGCAAGCGGTGTTGCTATGCTTTTAAATCAGGCAAAGTATTTTAAAGAATATCCACCAAAATATTCGATGGCTTTTATATGTCTCGGTGCAGAAGAGTTAGGCATCCTTGGTGCTAAATACTATACCGAAAATCCTTTGTTTGATCTGAATTCGATTAAATTTCTGGTCAATTTCGATTTGGCGGGTACAGGTGAAGAAGGGATCAAAGTAGTTAATGCAACCGTTTTTAATACAGAATTTACCAAACTGAAAGAGTTAAACCAGGCAAATGATTACTTAGTTGATGTCCAACCGCGCGGCCCAGCTTGTAACAGTGATCATTGTATGTTCTATAATAAAGAGGTTCCATGTTTTTACATTTACACCATGGGAGGAATTCAGGCTTATCATGATATTTATGACAGGTCGGAAACGCTACCTTTAACTGAGTTTGAAGACTATGTTCACCTGATGATTGATTTCTTTAAGAGTTTTTAA
- a CDS encoding class I SAM-dependent methyltransferase, whose protein sequence is MEKELFNTKILEIEKSIWEVEGLHKGEYDDQAVQYDRLISNGLYNRLMWGNVPQDYSAFCKKGLEKSNGGIIADIGCGTLSFTYKEYSVHNNDDLYLCDLSYEMLKIGKRRIQKTGLDISNINFLRSDALNLPFKDKMVDTVFSFGLFHIFNNPSSLINEIVRILKPNGKIFLTSLCNDRLLSAKYLSFLHKKGHVAVPLKSTEIKNIVENSGIDISEFIVKGGMTSITGIKKAK, encoded by the coding sequence ATGGAAAAAGAATTATTCAATACTAAAATTCTGGAAATTGAAAAAAGTATTTGGGAAGTTGAAGGACTTCACAAAGGGGAATACGACGATCAGGCAGTTCAATACGATAGACTAATTAGTAATGGGTTGTATAATCGTCTTATGTGGGGAAATGTTCCCCAAGATTATTCTGCTTTTTGTAAAAAGGGACTGGAAAAAAGTAACGGTGGAATTATTGCTGATATTGGTTGTGGTACTTTAAGTTTTACGTACAAGGAATATTCAGTACACAATAATGATGATTTGTATTTGTGCGATTTATCTTATGAGATGTTGAAAATTGGGAAAAGGAGAATTCAAAAAACTGGTCTTGACATTTCAAACATTAATTTTCTTCGATCAGATGCTTTGAACTTACCATTTAAAGACAAAATGGTTGATACAGTTTTTAGTTTTGGACTATTTCATATATTCAATAATCCTTCTTCTTTGATAAATGAAATTGTAAGAATCCTTAAACCCAATGGAAAGATTTTTCTAACCAGTTTATGTAATGACAGATTATTGAGTGCTAAATACCTTAGTTTTTTGCATAAAAAGGGACATGTTGCGGTTCCTCTTAAATCAACTGAAATAAAAAATATAGTTGAGAATAGTGGAATAGATATATCAGAGTTTATTGTAAAAGGAGGAATGACTTCTATTACCGGAATAAAAAAAGCGAAATGA
- a CDS encoding cupin domain-containing protein — MKKAEIISAGKNHTAIDLGQLEDIKSYSLIHPKLGTEIKGKVFVNKHTGATSTEISFTTLPPKSELGYFHIHNKDEETYIIIKGSGYYQVDEECFPIKEGSVIRVAPDGVRSLCNTSDEDMIYICVQAKEHSLEEHTTDDGRRVASTPKWDL; from the coding sequence ATGAAAAAAGCAGAAATAATATCAGCTGGTAAAAATCATACTGCCATTGACTTGGGACAATTGGAGGATATTAAATCATATTCATTAATTCATCCAAAACTGGGTACGGAAATAAAAGGTAAAGTGTTTGTGAATAAACATACCGGTGCAACATCAACCGAAATATCTTTTACAACTTTGCCGCCAAAATCTGAATTAGGATATTTTCATATTCACAACAAAGACGAAGAAACTTATATCATTATCAAAGGATCCGGATATTATCAGGTTGATGAAGAGTGTTTTCCAATTAAAGAAGGCAGTGTTATTCGGGTTGCTCCGGATGGAGTGAGAAGCTTATGCAATACATCAGATGAAGATATGATTTATATTTGTGTGCAAGCCAAAGAACATTCGTTGGAAGAACACACTACCGATGATGGCCGCAGAGTTGCATCTACTCCAAAATGGGATTTGTAA
- a CDS encoding sigma-70 family RNA polymerase sigma factor — protein MKKLIKDLKKKRSKAQFKVFELYSDYLCKVAYRYLKETHLVEDVVSQAFLNIFEKIDSTNIEEEGAFKAWARKITINQSLMEIRKHVRFQDNISLIDHIEESPIRTDQHLHEQDIVKMVLRLPDGYRTIFNLYVIEGYTHKEIGEMLSISEGTSKSQLSKARNLLKTYIQQNEDDYAAIR, from the coding sequence GTGAAGAAACTAATTAAAGATTTAAAAAAGAAACGAAGCAAGGCACAGTTCAAGGTGTTTGAACTTTATTCAGATTATCTGTGCAAGGTTGCCTATCGTTACCTGAAAGAAACCCATCTGGTGGAAGATGTGGTGTCGCAGGCTTTTTTAAACATCTTTGAAAAAATCGACTCAACCAACATTGAAGAAGAAGGAGCTTTTAAAGCATGGGCCCGAAAAATTACAATCAACCAATCGTTGATGGAAATTAGGAAACATGTCCGCTTTCAGGATAACATCAGCTTGATTGATCACATTGAAGAGTCGCCCATTCGAACCGACCAACACCTGCACGAGCAAGACATTGTTAAGATGGTGTTACGACTACCCGATGGTTACCGTACCATTTTTAATTTATATGTAATTGAGGGATATACACATAAAGAAATAGGTGAAATGCTTTCCATTTCGGAAGGTACATCCAAATCGCAGTTGAGTAAAGCCCGCAATTTACTAAAGACTTACATTCAGCAAAACGAAGATGACTATGCAGCCATTCGATGA
- a CDS encoding lysophospholipid acyltransferase family protein, with the protein MKLIASYILTFFFHLYYGLFLGIFHPIQVLAHWIFGDKGRKKVVDILNFFLVKGLYILGSKVTFKGFEKLPSDRPMIIIANHQSMYDIPPVVYGFRKHYPRFISKIELAKNLPSISYNLKHGKSALIDRSNRSQAVKEIFKVGRLTQQNKQAICIYPEGTRSKNGKLKPFKQAGIETLLRTIPDAIIVPFVINGHDRITAKGTFPMMIGQTITYTVLDPIEPKGQDIEEMVKDIHSKMKSELNQ; encoded by the coding sequence ATGAAGCTAATTGCCAGTTACATATTAACATTTTTCTTTCACCTTTATTACGGATTATTTTTGGGTATTTTTCATCCAATACAAGTATTAGCTCATTGGATTTTCGGTGATAAAGGCCGAAAAAAAGTAGTGGATATACTTAACTTTTTTCTTGTAAAAGGTCTTTATATCTTAGGATCAAAGGTGACTTTTAAGGGATTTGAAAAATTACCTTCTGACAGACCAATGATCATTATTGCAAATCATCAGAGCATGTATGACATTCCTCCTGTTGTATACGGTTTCAGAAAACATTATCCCCGTTTTATTTCCAAAATTGAACTGGCAAAAAACCTGCCAAGCATTTCGTATAATCTCAAGCATGGCAAATCAGCCCTGATCGATCGATCAAATCGCTCACAAGCTGTGAAAGAAATATTTAAAGTGGGCCGATTAACCCAACAAAACAAACAAGCCATTTGTATTTACCCTGAAGGAACAAGAAGTAAGAATGGTAAACTAAAACCATTTAAGCAAGCCGGTATCGAAACCCTATTAAGGACCATACCTGATGCTATAATCGTTCCTTTTGTTATCAATGGTCACGACAGGATAACTGCCAAAGGAACCTTTCCGATGATGATAGGACAAACTATTACTTACACTGTTCTGGATCCTATTGAACCTAAGGGTCAGGACATTGAGGAGATGGTTAAAGACATTCATTCAAAAATGAAGAGTGAACTGAATCAATAG
- a CDS encoding DNA alkylation repair protein: MDPKNLFNEIREYCITNADQTIVEKYGRYFKEGYDAYGLTTEILLSKVDEIAARQEVDLELVLQTAELLVPTGKYEDTSFAFFLAGKFKKDFTRNTFAAIEKWFQIGINNWAHTDTICGELTPYFLEKGMVTLDDFDSWRIAENKFQRRAVPVTFIKPFKKGYDLKLLLDYIDPLMMDKERVVHQGLGWFLRECWKKDPMPVEKFLHKWKNDAARLIFQYATEKMTKEYRQNFRKEKK, from the coding sequence ATGGATCCCAAGAATTTATTTAACGAAATCAGAGAATACTGTATTACTAATGCAGATCAAACGATAGTAGAAAAATATGGGCGTTACTTTAAAGAAGGATATGATGCCTATGGATTGACCACAGAAATTCTACTATCCAAAGTGGATGAAATAGCAGCCAGGCAGGAGGTGGATCTTGAGTTGGTGTTGCAAACAGCTGAACTGCTCGTACCAACAGGCAAATATGAAGATACAAGTTTTGCATTTTTCCTGGCCGGTAAATTTAAAAAAGACTTTACCAGAAATACTTTTGCAGCTATTGAAAAATGGTTTCAAATTGGAATAAACAATTGGGCTCACACAGACACAATATGTGGTGAATTAACTCCGTATTTTTTAGAGAAAGGCATGGTGACATTGGACGATTTTGATTCGTGGCGGATAGCTGAAAATAAATTTCAGCGGAGAGCTGTTCCAGTAACCTTTATTAAACCATTCAAAAAAGGATATGATCTAAAACTTTTACTGGATTATATCGATCCGTTAATGATGGATAAGGAGAGAGTTGTTCATCAGGGATTAGGATGGTTTTTGCGCGAATGTTGGAAGAAAGATCCAATGCCTGTTGAAAAGTTTTTACATAAATGGAAAAATGATGCTGCGCGTTTGATTTTTCAGTATGCAACAGAAAAAATGACTAAAGAATATCGCCAGAATTTCAGGAAAGAAAAGAAGTAG